TAGGGTcctgggtatttaatcccaATCATTCACTTTGGGatcctcaaaacgatctaacgatgaatttaaacactgatttgaaaacccgtaagtattttattaagacactgagaggaattaagatagaatattattttacaaactaaagtttataaaataatatttcttcgtcattatttaaaatgataaagtatcgttaattactcaacgagaataaaatcatttaaattaaataagagttttcaacgtaaagttaaacctcttagtattttaaaacaactaaaatatttaatttaagtaattatccacaattataatatttttagagctcattaaaatattataattgtgttacattaaaaaaaacttatctaataatactggaaatatctcctatagatattttcataatatttaaaatattcataaacttttaaaatatttatcttattttgaaatCCGCTGGATATCTTTTGGAACACACCATTGAGTTACAATCCGCTAGATAATTATTCTCAAGTTTCTATATGGCGTTTCTGACTAATTTAGctaaagattattattattattattattattattattattattattattattattattattatttatttatttatttattgtagtCAGGAAACGTGAGAAAACCATCTATCCAATATGTTGTCTTTATATATGTTGCTTAAATTCATATGGTAGGGCCTTTGGTATAGTTTACAAAGGAAAACTTCAAAATGATGAGTGGGTCGccataaaaaagataaattatagGGACACTAACAATACTAACCAAGTCCTGAAATTGCTCACtccataagaaaaataaatacaacttGTCTTGATAATCCAAGTACATCTTAATGTAGCATTTAATGATTTACAACTTGTCTTGCACGTTCAACtgctctcatttcatttcttcaatgTATTAATCCCAATGTTCGTTTACAACAATCCGATTGTTCCATTTCAAGATCAACTCATTCAAAAAagtcacattattttttatccttGTAATTTGGACAATTAAGAAACCACTAACCAAAATTTTTTGGGTTGGCCGACATTCGCATTTTGGAGGGAATGCCACAATAACATGATTTTTGTCTTGATATCACATCATCTCCTACTCTCATGGACCGTAAGCTAGATGTAATGTCTCCTCCACTACTTTCCATATTgccacgagagagagagagagagagagagagagagagagagagagagagagagagagagagagagagagagagagagagagagagagagaaacaaccACTCAATCAACTAATAGTTGCATCCTGAGGCACTCAATATGATCaccaaatgcaatgcaaatccaaaagaataaaaatatataaagtttgATATGGTTCAGAACAAGTTAAATCGATGTACTGTTGGATTGAGTGCACTTATGATCTATATCTTTGGTCAAAATGATCAATGAGTTGTAGCAACAAAATCTATAGAGAATAAATCTGTTTacaaatcaatatataaatcaaagCTCCCCCATCAAAGATTTGAGATTTCATGCCTATTGACTAACTTGGCTGCATTTTCTACAACAAGATCAACAAATTCATGCATTTAATGATTAATGCCTACTCATAATTGAGCTGAAGAGGTAAGCACGTTGCCTAGACTTGTTGAAATTAAGTTCTAACTAGGCTAGTGGAAAATAGCAAACATCTAAAGAGTATAAATCAAGCTGATCAAAAGAAAAGATACATGTAGAGTAAGGGATTTGAACATCAAGCATCATCCTTATAACAGTTATAGCTAACAAATGTACTCATTCATGAAAAAAGCCCTATAATCAATTGTCAAAAGTTAGAGCACCTCAACTGAACCCTATCTCTTTCATTTGTGAATGTGATGAATTTTATCAGTGCAGATATGAGACTTTTGGCCCAAGGATGTGAAGTAAAAGAAACAAGGACAAAAAGTGTAGCTCATCTTGACTACTAATTTTTCCTTCTCTAAGGTTGCATCCCCCCACCTTGGTGTGCTGGATTTATATCATATTCCAATGGTGCATTTATCAAATCattaaatgaagataagttcaaaTTCGTATGAGTTCAAGAAAATGGTAGGGAATGCCTGAGAACTAATATTAGTGTGATCAAAATTAGTGTGATAGAAAAcctatcaaaaaacaaaaaaatagtgTGATCAAAATGCGGCTAGGTACCACATTGGTTTCTATATAATATCCATAAACATGGTGACAACTTCCAAATCAGAAATTTCAAACTCTAGAAACCCTAAGGGCAAGTCTGCAATGTGTCTCACAAAGCCTGGGGAATTTGCTGATTTCCAAAGATAAATGAGATTCCAACAATCACAACGGCAAACAAACACAATACTTCAATCCAAGGCATTTAACTTTGATCAtccaagaaaatgaataaaacccTAATCTctagaaaataaagagaagaaaTCAGTAAATGCAAAGAAGAAAATACCCGCCGATGTCCAACTTGAGTCATTGTGGGCATTGCTTTTATTCGTCTTCAGCACCCACTTTTGTTCGTAGTGTAGGATCGGGCATGAAATGGAGAGAAAGAGGGTGGACAGAAGACACAAGTTCTCGAGTTCGAAGGAAATAGAGGATCGGGGAGGGAGAAAGCAGGAAATGAAACAACTGATCGGGTGTATGCAGATTCAAAATTAATCTTCCTAGAGTGTCTACATGGCACCCTATCATTGGCTGGTGTGAAAATACCTTTAACAATCATTTGGCCCCAAGCTTTTCTCTTATCaagttcataaaaaaaatacccaTACGAAATTTCAATTTTAGAACATCAAGCTCACGGCAAAAATAGTCATACAAAACATGCATCTCATAACCATCAAGTTGACGAAAATCCAACTAGAAAAATAGAGAACAATGCCATGTAGAGAGTACCAAACCCTATACTTCATTTATTTCTTCATTGTTCTCGCCTCTTCAATCTTTCCCTGTATCAATCATTGCACCAGTCCCAACCCTAACCACATCCACGTTGTTGCCTTGCCTTCTCTTGTCACACCGCTATGGAAGTGAAATCCACCGCATCTTCAACTTCAAGGATGCAAGATCCTCTCTCTtctagtttctctctctctctctctctctctctctctctctctctctctctctctctctctctctctctctctccatttcaCAAGTCCCTTCTCTCTTCTATTATCATTTGTCTCTCTTTTGTGACAGCGTAGACCCATGGCACCTTGGTAGGTCTAGATCAATCCAATGATGGATCACTGCACCAATATTCATCCAAATCAACCCTAGGATGGACCATGGCCTTGCACACCTGAGTTTGTTACAGTTGTAGTTGTTCTGGTTTGTAATAGCCCCTAAGTTTGTTTACAATTTCAATTGTTCTTGTTTGTAATATGTTGTGCCTTTATATAAGATTTCGGAATCGTGTTTCTCcatatttcattcatttttctttcctctgCTTTGTTCATGCAAGCCCTTCTTCTTAGGAGTGAAAGTTTAAACTGAAAAACAGGCCTGGAATGGTCTAGTCTAGAACCGATTTCTATATTGTAAAAACTGGCCGAAACTGGTCCAGTTTCGTTCATATGTTTTTGGCGATCAAACCAGACCGGAcaggtttaaaaatatatataaattaaatttttaatattatataaataagaaaatattttttatatataacttttatatataaaatatataattatatatgaaattttatatacaatatataattatatatcattaatgaaataattttatattataatttctaacataaaactttaatattaaatatgaacatctgtaatttgtttgatcatatgttattaatataacatatatatatatatatatatcaattacattttatggcctaataaattctcaacatattccttttgataaatacataatatattagtaatattaatatacattagtggtttgtatatattatctaggaaaaagaaaagagaaaaccttCCCGCAGGCACGCCCTATCTTCTAATAAAAACGGCACCCACTAAAATTTCGCCACGTAAGCATTCTATTTGAAAATCATGTACCTGCGTTATACCCAATCTCCCGATTGTTGGACTTCCCCCCTTCCCTCTGTCATTTCGTCTTTCTCTCTCGCCCATTTGCTCTCTCAGAAGAGAGATAATGTGCCCTAGCCCTGCTGCCGAACCCGtttcctccctccctctctcataTTCTCTTTCCCCCATTTGCTTTATCTCAGGAGCAAATTATGTGCCCTAACCGTGCCACCGAACCCCATTATTTGGTCTCTCTCATGTGTTTATAACCTTCCCAACGAAACGCCTCCTTCCCTCCGTCGCCTCTGCGGTGCCTGTGCAATCTTTTTGGGGAAAACGACCGGCACCACTCATTCCCTCCGTCTGCGGTGGCCGTGCAATCTATTTGGGGAAAACGTTCCCACCGGCACCACTCCTTCCGGCCGTCTGCTGTGCATCTAAAAATCTCCTCTGTTTTGCTGTTTCGGTGAAGTCACCTGTTTTCGCCGTGGGTATATCTTTAATTTGCGTTATGATTTATGGTGCTTTGTTTTTAGGTTATCATTTAAGAGTACTGCATTATAATTTTGTGCGAAGATTATTCGTGGGATTTTAACATTTCCATgcctcgttttttttttttaagttatagtGCCACCGACGACGACGATAGAGACTCTGGTATGCCCTTCGAAACTTAATCTCTGTGTTTGATTGTGGTTTGATGCGATTGGATTGTGGTTTGATGCGATTGGATTGTGGTTTGATGCCATTGGATTGTGGTTTGCTGCCATTGGACTTGATCTGAAATTGGATTGTGGAATCTGGGAAATAGTCTATTTGTGTTGGCTGGTGTTTAATTGAGCACCATTCCCCACATGAGGTGCTTGGTGATGGTCTTGATTTTACTCTTGAAATGGATTCCCCAGCACTTGCACTCCTGTTTTTGGTGTAGTTAGGCCTGGAATTATGTTGGGTCGGCTGAATGGCTTGATATGAATCTTATGATAATGACAATGGTTGGTGAAGTTGAACTTGTATAGTATAAAAACCAGTGGAAAGAGTTCAttgctgatttttatttttcgctCATGGCTAGGGTATTAGCATAAGCCTTTGTGACAAAAAGGCctgttcattttaattttaaattgacatGTCAAGGTGCAACCCTGGTTTCAATAGATACATGTAAATAATTTGACAGAtaatttggaaataatttttttgagtttgtttTCATCCAGCACCTTGTATAAAAAATTTGACAAATAAGGGTATGCTAAAATCTTGTTTGAGTCTCTTTTCTTCTACTGTTTTTCAGATCTTTAGATTGAGGTTATTGTACTTTCCTTTTTATCAAGTACTATGCCATGATGTGGTTTTGCTAAAAAGGATAAACTAACAATTTTCTTTTGTAAGTACAGACTTTTCAGAATTAAGCATTATGAAATACGAAGACAGCAGTGACAGTTTCGAGAGGCCATTCTGCTACTGTGGGATTCCATCTAAGCTAAGGATTTCGGGCAAGGCTACTAGTTTTGGCAGGCGCTTTTACAACTGTCCAAACTATAAAATCAAGAAGCAATGTGGATTCTTTCAATGGGTAGATCTTGAAATGGAACTAAAAATACATGTTGCAAGTTGACGTTAGAGCTAGCTCAAAGAAGGAACAACATATTAAACCAAGAACGTGTAATCACTGAACAAGCCAAATTTACCGCTATGGAGAAGAAGTATAAGGGAACGCTAAAAGCTTTATTGTTGTCATGGTCTTGTTTTGTACTGACTTGGGCTGTAATAATCTTGTATCGTAGCAACAATTATGTATGTAGGCCAATAGTTACAACCTATGGGTATTAGGCTGTTTGTGAATTACCACCTGTATTTTTGTTGATACTAGTACTTTTGGGATGTAATGATACTTATGTTAGAAATGTAAtgatacttattttttaatttctgacTTTGTGCAAAATACATGCTCTTATTCCAGAAACTGTTGGTAAAAAACAGTGCCAAATGTCTATTCCAGAATCTGTTTGTAGAAAACAGCAATGAACTCTTTGCCATTCGGTAGAAAACAGGTTGGTCTGAAAATGCACATCATCAATATTACACTTGCTAAAATCTGGAAAtgctaaaatctgaaaatctgaGTTGTTGACATACATCATCAACATGGATGGAACTtgctaaaatctgaaaatctgaaaatgcccaacttctaaaaatctcaaaacataCATGATCAACATGGAAAAAACTtgctaaaatctgaaaatcaaaACTTgcccaaaatctgaaaatctgaaaaatgctaaaatctgaaaatctgaacttgctaaaatctgaaaatctgaaAACATACATGATCAACATGGAAAAAACATGCTAAAATCTGGAAATCAAAACTTgcccaaaatctgaaaatctgaaaatgctaaaatctgaaaatctgaaAACATACATGATCAACATGGAAAAAACTTcctaaaatctgaaaatcaaaACTTGCTAAAATCTAAAAATCTGAACTTGCTAAAATCTGAAATTCTGAACTtgctaaaatctgaaaatctgaaAACATACATGATCAACATGGAAAAAACTTGCTAAAATCTAAAAATCAAAACTTGCTAAAATCTAAAAATCTGAACTTGCTAAAATCTGAAATTCTGAACTtgctaaaatctgaaaatctgaaaacatacatcatcatcattacACTAACTtgctaaaatctgaaaatctgaaaacatacatcatcatcattacACTAACTTGCTAAAATCttaaaatctggaaatgcaCATCATCAACATTACACTAAATTGCTAAAATCTGAATATCCAATAAATACATAACATTTCCACCATCACATTCGATTACAACACATTTCCAAAATGAACATCTCCATTGACCCTACGGAATCGAGCCATCATTGCAATCCTCCAACTTCATCTCTAAGCCAACCAATACAATTCTTCCTTGTATTAACTGTAACAtaagaaaaaaacacaaaacaaaacaattacaTGCAGAtaagaataatttaaaaaacaacACCATCACATTCGATCCCCATATCATTTAATGGCACCAACCTCATGTTTGACCCGACGGATCCAAGTTTTGAGATATGTTCCCACCAGTATTTCCAAGATCCCtacataaaagataaaaaactataaaaaattaacttgTACTGATTAAAACACCTTCTATATTTTTCAacacaaatttgaaaaatttgaaccAACCTTACTGAAGGACAGTTGTTCTTAGCATGACCCTCAATCTTGCAAATGCTACAACGCCTTTTTTTCGTGCTTTGAGTCTCTTTCGGATTTTTTGCTCTCAACGCTTTTGGTCGGCCCTTCGTTGGCACCCTTGGAGGATCttgtaaaatttgagaaaaatttgaTACAACTTGGGATTTCAACACTTGCGAATCATTCTGTGACATATTTCCaccttctatatttttttctccctcAATATCTTCCATAAAGAGCAACTCCTTGTGGACCTTGTCTAAGGCAAGAGAGAGGTGGTTGTATTTCTGTGGTGATTGTGAGCCAAGTTCGGCAATATCATAGAATTGCATCATCAACTTGCTTTTTCTCATCATTGGATCATCGTGTGTCATTACATGGCCATCGGAATTTGGTATGTCAAGAATGGCCCGACTCTTAGCATTGATGGTCCATCTCTCTAGAATATAATGATGTGGCAACATATCTAATTTCGATTTCTTCCCAAGGACACATAGAACATGCCTACAAAGAATCCCCACAAACTCAAACATATGGCATGTGCATATTGCCTTCGCATCTCCACTATCCAAGGTCACATGATAAATAGGTTGCTCTTTGCCATTCGGTATGACTCCGTATATCCTTCTTTCACCCTCTTTTCCAACTTTGGTTGGAATGTACCGTTGGCTATTAAAGAGCTCATCCTGGAAGATCATGAAGGACTTCCTTGTATAGACTGAGGCTGCATCTGATTCAATTTTCCATAAAGTTTTCATAACAGCCCGTGTCGATTTTGTTTGCACgtccttctctttctccttgaAATAACGTGCATCTAAGGCTTTCTCATATTGATGCACAAAATCACTCACCATCGTGCTTGAACgaacataatctttaaaaaatttattcatgcttTCGCTCCTTTGAGTTGTTGACATACCAGCACAAAACGTGGTTCGTAAGTAAGCTGGAACCCACTTATCCCGTCGGTTATAAAGATTTTGCAGCCAATCATTATCTAGTAGACTATACTTCCCTAGTATTGAGCTCCATTATTGCTCAAACTCATCAGTCGTAATTGTCTCATGGATACAATGACGGAAATCTTTTTGAAAGTCCGGAAACTTGTTATACACATGTGCCAAATGTTCTGGAAATTTTTGCAAAATATGCCATAGGCACAACCTATGAGTTGTATTTGGGAGTACCACACCAATGGCCTTCGCCATCGCCTTGTCATCATCAGTAATTATGGTTGAAGGGGCACGCCCAAGCATAGCCTCTTGCCATGTTCTCAGTAGCCAAATATATGATTCAGCTGTTTCATTAACTAACAATGCACAACCGAACATGATTGTTTGGTGATGATGATTAACTCCTGAAAATGGGACAAACggcatcttataaatatttgtcaAATATGTCGCATCAAAAGTgacaacatccccaaaatattgaTACGCAGCTCTTGATCTTGCATCTGCCCAAAAGCAACTTCCCATACACCCATTCTCATCAACTTGCATGGAATACACAAACCCAGGTTCTTTACACTGCCTATCAAGAAAGTAGGCATACAACCTTTGTGCATCTCCCTCTTCAAATaatttccttcttttatttccCAAATAATTCTCGACGTCCTTACCAATACATCCAATGTTAAAATCACCACCTGATTCTTTGCTCAACACCGACATTATCTTCCTTGTCGGTACACCGGACTCATTTAAAGtgagaatgagttttttttGGACACGTGTTACGCCTCTATGTCCACGAAGCAAACTCGTGCTTCTCGGTGTAAGTAGCTCATGGTTGTGTTCACGGACAAACTTGCATACTGTCCACTTTTCACAATCCTTTTTTATACACATCGTTGCTTTACACCCAATTTTTGTTTCAGCAGGTTCAGGAATTTTTCGTTCAATTTGTTTCTGACTTTCACGCCGAAATCCTTCCCTTGAGCAAACATACTCTACTAGAATTAGTTTTCTGTCCTCTTTTGATAATCGAGTATGGTTGGTCCTCGTTGCAAAACCCGTTCGTCTTGCATACGCCTTGTAAAATGCTTGGGCGTCTTCTACCTCATCAAACTCCTTCCCAACGAATGGCTCAAAAACACCACTACTTGAActggaaatattattaattccaTCTCCTACACCCACTCCATCTTCCACATTCACACAATCTTCCACATTCATATCATCTTGTTGCACTCTAGAATCAGTCTCAATAGTATCATCTTCAATATCACGGcaatttctactcatcattaCATCAACTTCATCACTATTCGAACTCGACAGAATATCCTTCattacaacataaaacaaagaaaaatatttaatgtcggaacaaattaatttttaagagTTTCTTATCTTGTAGGTTTTACACAAGATTAAAAACAGTAGCAatctttgaaataaatttctgcCTTCTTCAACATTACATCAACTTCTACTTAATGGTTGAAAGATCCCCAACATATTAATCGCTGAAAGATCCTCTACTTTTTACAGTATCTATATgatgaaatatgtaaaatataaacaacaatCTTAATAAATTATAAGATCCTCTAGCTTTGCCCCCCCACCAGCATATTTTCTGTGTAGGGTCTTGGTTCAAAACACCACAAAAACATTTACCTCAAtttatattcatcaaaaaaaaatatattaattgggTATTTAAtgtcaaattaaaagaaaaattaatttgaaagcGTGATAATTATCCATTCTCACTACTACAATGCAAGAGGGTGTTAGTGTGaaattaattattcattttCACTACAAGAAGCATTCAGTTCAAAAATATCTATTTGAAAACcaaatctcaaaattaatttcatttttacctctaattaattaatcattctCACTACAACCATTCAAAAAAATCACTCTGAAAAACCCAAATCTGAATAGCTGTAATTTTGTGCGAAGACTTACCATGTGCGGGTTGTGAAGGGTGCGACAGTGCTGAAGTTTGGGCGGGCTGGAGGTCTACGACGGAATAGAAGGCTGTGCGGGGCAGTCTCGCCGGTCTGGTTTGCAAGGGAGTTTCGCCGTTACACCGGAATAGCAGACTATTCCTTGTGCAGTTTTGCCGGACTCGAATCGCCGGTCTGGAGTGCAAACGAGTTTCGACTTTACACCGGAATAGATGGTTGTGTGGGGTTGCAGTTTTGCCGGAAAATAATCGCCGGTCGAGAGTGCAAGGGAGGGCTGTGCGGCGGCGCTAGTATTTGAGTATAGACGGGAGGGAAATGGACTGGTTTCGGCtccatttgttttaattttccaATCGTGTGTGATGCGGTTCATGTGTACTAAATGTGGATGGCTGACGTGTCACTCTGTTATTTGCTGCCGTTTATTGAGGGAGAACGGCGTGACCGCCTAGAAGAGTTTCTGAAAAGAAAATCCAGCTTTTagaagccaaaaaaataaaagaaaattagattACTTGTGTGTTGTATTTATCTTTTCAGTTCTTgtttttcaaactaataatattacAGCATATATTAACTCAATACTTGTGGACCTTTTTATTCAAGACTTGACAGTTTGAtagttttgttaaaattttagacttggttacattttttcctaattaattgacacttgattaaaacgGAAAACCAAACcgaaccaataaaataaaaaaataccagtTTAGCGGGTAACTGGTGCAGAATCAgtttttgaaaatacaaaatcagTGTAATCGGTTCGGCTtcaaaaattctacaaaaccggACAAATTAGACCACAACTTTTTCCAAATTGTTTTCTTTGTGCCAAATTACGCTCGTTTGCCTAGGTGGTGAGCATTTTTGTTTGTGCTTTGTGGCCTGAGCACTTTTGCTCACTCTCCGTGGCCCGGAGTACTTTTACTTGCTTTTCATGGGTCAATAACTTTTGGTCACCCCCTCAGGGTGCGAGCGTGCTCGTTATGGGCCAAGCACTTCACACACTAGCACTTTTTCTCTCCTTAGGGATGAGGCAAGCACTTTTGCTCACCCCTAAGACAAGCACTTTTGAAtacatcaatttttttcctcaaattgCAATTTAATTCGAAATTAGGCACGTGCCCTCCTAccaaagttgttttaaaaacaaGAACATAAgtacaaaatcaaataaataaattttgtcttGCATGCTAAatgtttaaaaggaaaatgttaattCTATTGTAAATTAGACACTGATTATactattttaatcttattattcaagtcTATTAATGTCACTAATAAGTTAGGCAATActtatattatactagtataattagaCATTAATGAATTAGTAAtggttaataataaatattaaattctaaCAATTAAGTTTAgagttgaaaatattataatgcgaaatgttgcgactaaactctgactcaaattaatgaatcaaaaatctagtgcagttttacctgcaagtatacaggcgttgtagtatcttacaggatcgtatccacagggattgacttttgtgataaagaaataaattcagacaataaaatgaaattactaaaagaaacgtactatcaaatgaagattgataaaataaatggaaaaagactaaggtttcgaggatccgtctaatgatttatgatattgtttccgatcaatttactacaattaaactagaataatgattccgtttaattggtagatttagcatttaagatcgagaaaaacagacgcttatgattgagcgtgaacgattgatgattaaaacatttacaaatctatttgaatatcacagggattcctcaagcattcactgtattcggaaatcacaatgaatcaagacgagtatatagataatcaaatttttcaaataaaaatctttcaatcaatcaagctcgcaaaatagattttacgtcgattcggaaacaatatgtaaatcattaaactttacctctaaccttagtatgaaaatttagccaaacaaattcattgcaaatattatagaaatcatataaatattattcattagaaaactaaaatggaatacaagaaatactaggtaacaattttagaaacaacaaaatttagaatCTAGTCAACCTTGAAAGAATAAAGTTCACAACAtaattaaaatgcataaaacagaaattgaaactaaGTTGCAGCCCAATGCCATTAGAAAAACATGAATAAGCGAAAAGAAATACAACTCCAACCACTTCACATGTCCCTTTCTACACTCACAAGTTCCTACTCTATTTaattccaacacatgaatttaTTCCCACCAATAAAGACTAAGAAACCAATTTGCTCTCTTCCTTTCTCATGACTTTCCTCTTTTCTTCCCTCTTCCTCCGTGTCCCTGCCTCTCCTCAACCAACCTCTATTTATAGCAGAAAATGCAATAGCCGAACAACCCCACTTGCCTCTTGAAAAATCAATCAATTTCCTTAATTTCGGTTCCATGTTCCCCTCTCCTTCATCCATTACTTTATTCTCCCTTTAATCATGGCACCTCACTTTCTTCACACACCAATCTCTACTCAATTTGCTGCTCGAATGTAAGGCCAAAAGAAATCCTTGAGAATCTGCTGCTAGCCGaattaaaaagagagaagaaaaattcaatttctccacctcttgctgccaaaccgaaagtGAAGAATAAAGGTTAAGAAAATTAGCTGCACTACTCCTCCTTCTCTTTTCACATACGGCACTTTCACTCATCCTAACTCcctccaatcaaattaatccaCCGGCTGCTTCTCTCACATAAGGAATATCTCATTCTAATCATGTACCGATTCTTTGACTGGAATGGCCCACGTTCAGCTCACCTTTCGTCCAGCAATATCACAAGTCGGTGCCAATCAATACTTTAAATTCCAGCTACACTCAAGCTGTCTCACTCCA
This is a stretch of genomic DNA from Carya illinoinensis cultivar Pawnee chromosome 3, C.illinoinensisPawnee_v1, whole genome shotgun sequence. It encodes these proteins:
- the LOC122304694 gene encoding protein FAR1-RELATED SEQUENCE 5-like gives rise to the protein MKDILSSSNSDEVDVMMSRNCRDIEDDTIETDSRVQQDDMNVEDCVNVEDGVGVGDGINNISSSSSGVFEPFVGKEFDEVEDAQAFYKAYARRTGFATRTNHTRLSKEDRKLILVEYVCSREGFRRESQKQIERKIPEPAETKIGCKATMCIKKDCEKWTVCKFVREHNHELLTPRSTSLLRGHRGVTRVQKKLILTLNESGVPTRKIMSVLSKESGGDFNIGCIGKDVENYLGNKRRKLFEEGDAQRLYAYFLDRQCKEPGFVYSMQVDENGCMGSCFWADARSRAAYQYFGDVVTFDATYLTNIYKMPFVPFSGVNHHHQTIMFGCALLVNETAESYIWLLRTWQEAMLGRAPSTIITDDDKAMAKAIGVVLPNTTHRLCLWHILQKFPEHLAHVYNKFPDFQKDFRHCIHETITTDEFEQ